Proteins from a genomic interval of Aquabacterium sp. J223:
- a CDS encoding PleD family two-component system response regulator, whose translation MPIQKILLVDDSKTELHYLTELLTKRGYAVRTAENGEEALRRLSEDKPDLILMDVVMPGQNGFQLTRTITRDPRWSDVPVIMCTSKNQETDKVWGMRQGAKDYVVKPVDASELLGKIKAFG comes from the coding sequence ATGCCGATCCAGAAGATCCTGCTGGTCGACGATTCGAAGACCGAACTGCACTACCTCACCGAGCTGCTCACCAAGCGCGGCTACGCGGTGCGCACCGCCGAGAACGGTGAGGAGGCGCTGCGCCGCCTGAGCGAGGACAAGCCCGACCTCATCCTGATGGACGTGGTGATGCCGGGCCAGAACGGCTTCCAGCTCACCCGCACCATCACCCGCGACCCGCGCTGGTCCGACGTGCCGGTGATCATGTGCACCAGCAAGAACCAGGAGACCGACAAGGTCTGGGGCATGCGCCAGGGCGCCAAGGACTACGTGGTCAAGCCGGTCGACGCCAGCGAGCTGCTCGGCAAGATCAAGGCCTTCGGCTGA
- a CDS encoding hydroxymethylpyrimidine/phosphomethylpyrimidine kinase translates to MSSDSVAPDSPDAQQEPAPPACVMSFNASDASGAGGLAGDISTIAAMGAHALPVVSTIVMRDTAEVFDQHALDPEAVVEQARTVLEDITISAWKVGFLGSAETVGAVAEVLSDYPDVPLVTYLPGIAWMDEDEAQSYHDALRELVLPATEVLVGSHQTLTDFLLPDWDSERPASPRELAVAAAEHGTRFVLVTGVLLAAAKGGEAYIDNVLASAKGAIAGEKFERFETSFVGAGDTLSAALASLLAAGSELQAAVGEALTFLDQSLDSGFRPGMGNVVPDRFFWALPPADEDGEPGADAAAEAEPPAGSRRVH, encoded by the coding sequence ATGAGCTCAGATTCCGTCGCGCCGGACAGCCCGGACGCCCAGCAGGAGCCGGCACCGCCGGCCTGCGTGATGAGCTTCAACGCCAGCGACGCCAGCGGCGCCGGCGGCTTGGCCGGCGACATCAGCACCATCGCCGCCATGGGCGCGCACGCCCTGCCGGTGGTCAGCACCATCGTCATGCGCGACACCGCCGAGGTCTTCGACCAGCACGCGCTCGACCCCGAGGCGGTGGTCGAACAGGCGCGCACCGTGCTCGAGGACATCACCATCTCCGCCTGGAAGGTGGGCTTCCTCGGCTCGGCCGAGACGGTGGGCGCGGTGGCGGAGGTGCTGTCCGACTACCCGGACGTGCCGCTGGTCACCTACCTGCCCGGCATCGCCTGGATGGACGAGGACGAGGCCCAGTCCTACCACGACGCGCTGCGCGAACTGGTGCTGCCGGCCACCGAAGTGCTGGTCGGCAGCCACCAGACGCTGACCGACTTCCTGCTGCCCGACTGGGACAGCGAGCGCCCGGCGTCGCCGCGCGAGCTGGCGGTGGCGGCGGCGGAGCACGGCACCCGCTTCGTGCTCGTCACCGGCGTGCTGCTGGCGGCGGCCAAGGGCGGCGAGGCCTACATCGACAACGTGCTCGCCTCCGCCAAGGGCGCGATCGCCGGCGAGAAGTTCGAACGCTTCGAGACCTCGTTCGTCGGTGCGGGCGACACGCTGTCGGCCGCGCTGGCCTCGCTGCTGGCGGCGGGCAGCGAACTGCAGGCCGCCGTCGGCGAGGCGCTGACCTTCCTCGACCAGAGCCTGGACTCCGGCTTCCGCCCGGGCATGGGCAACGTGGTGCCGGACCGCTTCTTCTGGGCGCTGCCGCCGGCGGACGAAGACGGCGAGCCCGGGGCCGACGCGGCCGCCGAGGCCGAGCCCCCGGCCGGCTCCCGACGTGTGCACTGA
- a CDS encoding Hpt domain-containing protein, with amino-acid sequence MDQRLSDPDTTDLSALSWVHGELKRSLDAAHKALRRYLKELEASGGSDVDAVDPSVLRQARASLHQGVGALELVGMPAGAQLLRAAEAAVARFATRGRKLNLAAVEAVEQGSFALLDYLSRLLAGKPVSAVALFPAYRGLQELAGADRIHPADLWETDWQWMELPAEGAGRARLPDERAIGAFEALLLALMRGQPGTPIKVSAMCAELAEGARGRLATMWQLAAAFFEGVAAGFIPSDNYAKRVASRLLAQLRLAARGEEEVSERLAQDLLFFCDQAGARADEGRTPRLAAVRDRFGLQQPAPADYEEPRLGRFDPALLTQARKRVAGAQDAWSAVSGGELHRLGSLPEQFSLVGDSLRRLMPGGTRLADALQQTVQHAAAAGESPVPELAMEVATALLYLDAVLEDGDLDQPEQALRSERLADRLDDARQGATVPPLEPWMEELYRRVSDRQTMGSVVQELRGALAETEKLIDQFFRQPTDSSVLIPVPAQLSAMRGVFSVLGLDQASQAVLRMRDDVDGLASTQVEPERALQAGTFDRLAGNLGALGFLVDMLSVQPQMAKSLFHFDADAGLLASTVGGGTSRLSPVNTGVAPLDEPRLIDHARDLAAAVAQPEVPLDQLSDDLARLTEEAIAADETGVAEAARDARDALEQALAAPDGGPQVQTVREQLQQALGDLVEAAVPAPVALPAPQPLPEGDGEMREIFLEEAREVLDNAAAARAALVQAPDDLGELTALRRAFHTLKGSSRMVGLAEFGEAAWAGEQLYNARLAEAPRADEALLAVTDEVLAYLADWIAAIADGHDGGHQAPPVRTVCDALRLDGRPLPLGRPAAAPRDAAPALAEAVLADAEPAAAVEPLPDFALDLATLDAAAEPPPAARRGRAGEPAPARAGARRRRPRRARRGGGADRAGRARRVGCGGHRRGA; translated from the coding sequence ATGGACCAGCGCCTGAGCGACCCCGACACCACCGACCTCAGCGCCCTGTCATGGGTCCACGGGGAGCTCAAGCGCTCGCTGGACGCCGCGCACAAGGCGCTGCGCCGCTACCTGAAGGAACTGGAGGCCAGCGGCGGCTCGGACGTCGACGCGGTCGACCCGTCCGTGCTGCGCCAGGCGCGGGCGTCGCTGCACCAGGGCGTGGGCGCGCTCGAACTGGTCGGCATGCCCGCCGGTGCGCAGCTGCTGCGCGCGGCCGAGGCCGCCGTGGCCCGCTTCGCGACCCGCGGACGCAAGCTCAACCTGGCCGCGGTGGAGGCGGTGGAGCAGGGTTCCTTCGCACTGCTCGACTACCTGTCGCGGCTGCTCGCGGGCAAGCCGGTGTCGGCGGTGGCGCTGTTCCCCGCCTACCGCGGCCTGCAGGAGCTGGCCGGCGCCGACCGCATCCACCCCGCCGACCTGTGGGAGACCGACTGGCAGTGGATGGAGCTGCCGGCCGAGGGCGCCGGCCGCGCCCGCCTGCCGGACGAGCGCGCCATCGGCGCCTTCGAGGCGCTGTTGCTGGCCCTGATGCGCGGTCAGCCCGGCACGCCGATCAAGGTGAGCGCCATGTGCGCCGAACTGGCCGAAGGTGCCCGCGGCCGGCTGGCGACGATGTGGCAGCTCGCCGCCGCCTTCTTCGAGGGCGTGGCCGCCGGCTTCATCCCGTCCGACAACTACGCCAAGCGCGTGGCCTCGCGGCTGCTGGCGCAGCTGCGACTGGCGGCCCGCGGCGAGGAGGAGGTGTCCGAACGCCTGGCGCAGGACCTGCTCTTCTTCTGCGACCAGGCCGGCGCCCGTGCCGACGAGGGCCGCACGCCGCGGCTGGCCGCGGTGCGCGACCGCTTCGGCCTGCAGCAGCCTGCGCCGGCCGACTACGAGGAGCCGCGGCTCGGCCGCTTCGACCCCGCCCTGCTGACGCAGGCGCGCAAGCGGGTGGCCGGCGCGCAGGACGCCTGGTCGGCGGTGTCGGGCGGCGAGCTGCACCGCCTGGGCAGCCTGCCCGAGCAGTTCTCGCTGGTCGGCGATTCGCTGCGCCGGCTGATGCCCGGCGGCACCCGCCTGGCCGACGCCCTGCAGCAGACGGTGCAGCACGCCGCGGCCGCGGGTGAGTCGCCGGTGCCCGAGCTGGCGATGGAGGTGGCCACCGCGCTGCTGTACCTGGACGCGGTGCTGGAGGACGGCGACCTCGACCAGCCCGAGCAGGCGCTGCGCAGCGAACGTCTGGCCGACCGGCTGGACGACGCCCGCCAAGGCGCGACGGTGCCGCCGCTCGAGCCCTGGATGGAGGAGCTGTACCGCCGCGTGTCGGACCGCCAGACCATGGGCAGCGTGGTGCAGGAGCTGCGCGGCGCGCTGGCCGAGACCGAGAAGCTGATCGACCAGTTCTTCCGCCAGCCCACCGACAGCAGCGTGCTCATCCCGGTGCCGGCCCAGCTGTCGGCCATGCGCGGCGTGTTCTCGGTGCTGGGGCTGGACCAGGCCTCGCAGGCGGTGCTGCGCATGCGCGACGACGTCGACGGCCTGGCCTCGACGCAGGTCGAGCCGGAGCGGGCGCTGCAGGCCGGCACCTTCGACCGCCTGGCCGGCAACCTGGGCGCGCTCGGCTTCCTGGTCGACATGCTCAGCGTGCAGCCGCAGATGGCCAAGTCGCTGTTCCACTTCGACGCCGACGCCGGGCTGCTCGCCTCGACCGTCGGCGGCGGCACGTCGCGCCTGTCGCCGGTCAACACCGGCGTGGCGCCGCTGGACGAGCCGCGCCTGATCGACCATGCCCGCGACCTGGCGGCCGCCGTCGCGCAGCCCGAGGTGCCGCTGGACCAGCTCTCCGACGACCTGGCCCGCCTCACCGAGGAGGCCATCGCCGCCGACGAGACCGGCGTGGCCGAAGCCGCCCGCGACGCCCGCGATGCGCTGGAGCAGGCGCTCGCCGCGCCGGACGGCGGACCGCAGGTGCAGACCGTGCGCGAGCAGCTCCAGCAGGCCCTCGGCGACCTGGTCGAGGCCGCGGTGCCGGCGCCGGTGGCGCTGCCCGCGCCGCAGCCGTTGCCCGAGGGCGACGGCGAGATGCGCGAGATCTTCCTGGAGGAAGCGCGCGAGGTGCTGGACAACGCCGCCGCCGCCCGTGCCGCGCTGGTCCAGGCGCCCGACGACCTCGGCGAGCTGACCGCGCTGCGCCGTGCCTTCCACACGCTCAAAGGCAGCTCCCGCATGGTCGGGCTGGCCGAGTTCGGCGAGGCCGCCTGGGCCGGCGAGCAGCTGTACAACGCCCGCCTGGCCGAGGCGCCGCGCGCGGACGAGGCGCTGCTGGCCGTCACCGACGAGGTGCTGGCCTACCTGGCCGACTGGATCGCCGCCATCGCCGACGGCCACGACGGCGGGCACCAGGCGCCGCCGGTGCGCACGGTGTGCGATGCGCTGCGGCTGGACGGCCGCCCGCTGCCGCTGGGACGTCCCGCGGCCGCGCCCCGGGACGCGGCGCCGGCGCTGGCCGAGGCCGTCCTGGCCGACGCCGAGCCCGCGGCGGCGGTCGAACCGCTGCCCGACTTCGCACTGGACCTGGCGACGCTCGACGCCGCCGCCGAGCCGCCCCCCGCTGCCCGACGCGGTCGAGCCGGCGAACCTGCCCCTGCCCGAGCTGGTGCTCGACGGCGACGCCCCCGACGCGCCCGCCGAGGCGGTGGAGCTGATCGAGCTGGACGGGCTCGACGGGTTGGATGCGGTGGACATCGGCGTGGCGCATGA
- a CDS encoding PleD family two-component system response regulator produces MEVATGGTRVLVIDDSNTIRRSAEIFLRQGGHEVVLAEDGFDALGKVSDHAPDLIFCDILMPRLDGYQTCAIIKRNPRFSHVPVIMLSSKDGLFDKARGRMVGSQDYLTKPFTKEQLLKAVEQFRPVRQTA; encoded by the coding sequence GTGGAAGTGGCGACGGGCGGAACGCGGGTGCTGGTCATCGACGACAGCAACACCATCCGCCGCAGCGCGGAGATCTTCCTGCGCCAGGGCGGCCACGAGGTTGTGCTGGCCGAGGACGGCTTCGACGCCCTCGGCAAGGTCAGCGACCACGCGCCGGACCTCATCTTCTGCGACATCCTGATGCCGCGCCTGGACGGCTACCAGACCTGCGCCATCATCAAGCGCAACCCGCGCTTCTCCCACGTGCCGGTGATCATGCTGTCGTCCAAGGACGGGCTGTTCGACAAGGCGCGTGGCCGCATGGTGGGCTCGCAGGACTACCTGACCAAGCCCTTCACCAAAGAGCAGCTGCTCAAGGCGGTGGAGCAGTTCCGGCCCGTGCGCCAGACGGCCTGA
- a CDS encoding chemotaxis protein CheW: MANKQALRELQGRLAERLQAARQQAQAVGWLAVECRGHGLLFPLAEAGEIFPLGPLLAVPHTQPWFAGVANLRGGLHGVIDLGAFLGLAPRPVLPEGARDAAQLVLLNASLGVNCALLVDRLAGLRQRDQMNAAGAPAAPAPAFAGALWTDAGGRAWQEIKLSALAREEHFLAVVR; encoded by the coding sequence ATGGCCAACAAGCAAGCGCTGCGCGAACTGCAGGGCCGGCTCGCCGAGCGCCTGCAGGCCGCCCGCCAGCAGGCGCAGGCGGTGGGCTGGCTGGCGGTGGAGTGCCGCGGCCACGGCCTGCTGTTTCCGCTGGCCGAGGCCGGCGAGATCTTCCCGCTCGGGCCGCTGCTGGCGGTGCCGCACACCCAGCCCTGGTTCGCCGGCGTGGCCAACCTGCGCGGCGGGCTGCACGGCGTCATCGACCTCGGCGCCTTCCTCGGCCTGGCGCCGCGGCCGGTGCTGCCCGAGGGCGCACGCGACGCGGCGCAGCTGGTGCTGCTCAACGCTTCGCTGGGCGTCAACTGCGCCCTGCTGGTGGACCGCCTCGCCGGCCTGCGCCAGCGCGACCAGATGAACGCGGCCGGTGCACCGGCCGCACCCGCGCCGGCCTTCGCCGGCGCGCTGTGGACCGATGCCGGCGGTCGTGCCTGGCAGGAAATCAAGTTGTCGGCGCTGGCCCGGGAAGAGCACTTCCTGGCCGTGGTCCGATAG
- a CDS encoding methyl-accepting chemotaxis protein: MARTVTLDVGANTAGNDSSIISEAAPSELADYPDSGSGGPAASGVPVRPLPLIGQRPVPQQQRILFGVVLAGALLLAAATATALIESGRNATQVGATGQALMQSQRMAKSVSQALVGSPAAFPELRESVEVMARNVRELQSGEGALPQAPAAAQEVIAPLMPLVDGAEKNSQVVLAQQKVLTEIGQALRAINAQSTDLLEIAETVSALKLQQNAPAAELSAVGQLVMLTQRIGKSANEFITVEGVSPEAVFLLGKDLNTFRELATGLLDGNPELRLSATRDAQTRERLEALIKQYEVARTQAGAILGNLQGLVSARTAQAAVLSDSEPLRRGLEGLQSSLAEHGGFRSGHLIVMLLGAIVVLSGAAGLLRLFVFDQQSRRQQAESQRLEAERQEQEAKRVNDANQAAILRLMNELQTVAEGDLTQQATVTEDITGAIADSVNYTVEELRSLVSQVQGTVERVTETTQQVESTSTELLAASTEQLREIRETGESVLRMAHRINEVSSQAQRSAQVAQQSLEAAESGLQAVQNTIGGMNTIRDQIQETSKRIKRLGESSQEIGEITELISDITEQTNVLALNAAIQAASAGDAGRGFSVVAEEVQRLAERSGDATRQIAALVKTIQTDTQDAVAAMERSTQGVVEGAKLSDAAGSALTDIDRVTRRLAELIAEISQQASKEADSANVVASNIQHIFAVTEQTGEGTRSTAQMVRELSRTAEELKQSVARFKVV, encoded by the coding sequence ATGGCCCGCACCGTGACGCTCGACGTCGGCGCGAACACGGCCGGCAACGACTCGTCGATCATCTCGGAGGCGGCGCCGTCCGAACTGGCCGACTACCCCGACAGCGGCAGCGGCGGTCCCGCCGCCTCCGGCGTGCCGGTGCGGCCACTGCCCCTCATCGGCCAGCGGCCGGTGCCGCAGCAGCAGCGCATCCTGTTCGGCGTGGTGCTGGCGGGGGCGCTGCTGCTGGCGGCGGCCACCGCCACCGCCCTGATCGAGTCGGGCCGCAACGCCACCCAGGTCGGCGCCACCGGCCAGGCGCTGATGCAGTCGCAGCGCATGGCCAAGTCGGTGTCGCAGGCCCTGGTCGGCAGCCCGGCGGCCTTCCCCGAGCTGAGGGAAAGCGTCGAGGTGATGGCGCGCAACGTGCGCGAGCTGCAGTCCGGCGAGGGCGCGCTGCCGCAGGCGCCGGCCGCCGCGCAGGAGGTCATCGCGCCGCTGATGCCGCTGGTCGACGGCGCGGAGAAGAACAGCCAGGTCGTGCTGGCGCAGCAGAAGGTGCTGACCGAGATCGGCCAGGCGCTGCGCGCGATCAACGCGCAGTCGACCGACCTGCTGGAGATCGCCGAGACCGTGTCGGCGCTGAAGCTGCAGCAGAACGCGCCGGCGGCCGAGCTGTCAGCGGTGGGCCAGCTGGTGATGCTGACGCAGCGCATCGGCAAGTCGGCCAACGAGTTCATCACCGTCGAGGGCGTGAGCCCGGAGGCGGTGTTCCTGCTCGGCAAGGACCTGAACACCTTCCGCGAACTGGCCACCGGGCTGCTGGACGGCAACCCCGAGCTGCGCCTGTCGGCCACGCGCGACGCGCAGACCCGCGAGCGCCTGGAGGCGCTGATCAAGCAGTACGAGGTGGCGCGCACGCAGGCCGGGGCCATCCTGGGCAACCTGCAGGGGCTGGTCTCCGCGCGCACCGCGCAGGCCGCCGTGCTCAGCGACAGCGAGCCGCTGCGCAGGGGGCTGGAGGGCCTGCAGTCGTCGCTGGCCGAACACGGCGGCTTCCGCAGCGGCCACCTGATCGTCATGCTGCTCGGCGCCATCGTCGTGCTGTCCGGCGCGGCCGGGCTGCTGCGGCTGTTCGTGTTCGACCAGCAGTCGCGCCGTCAGCAGGCCGAGTCGCAGCGGCTGGAGGCCGAGCGCCAGGAGCAGGAAGCCAAGCGCGTCAACGACGCCAACCAGGCGGCCATCCTTCGGCTGATGAACGAACTGCAGACGGTGGCCGAGGGCGACCTCACGCAGCAGGCCACGGTGACCGAGGACATCACCGGCGCGATCGCCGACTCGGTGAACTACACGGTGGAGGAGCTGCGCTCGCTGGTGTCGCAGGTGCAGGGCACGGTGGAGCGGGTGACCGAGACCACCCAGCAGGTGGAGTCCACCTCCACCGAACTGCTCGCGGCCTCGACCGAGCAGCTGCGCGAGATCCGCGAGACCGGCGAGTCGGTGCTGCGCATGGCGCACCGAATCAACGAGGTGTCGTCGCAGGCGCAGCGTTCGGCCCAGGTGGCGCAGCAGTCGCTGGAGGCCGCCGAGTCCGGCCTGCAGGCGGTGCAGAACACCATCGGCGGCATGAACACCATCCGCGACCAGATCCAGGAGACGTCCAAGCGCATCAAGCGGCTGGGCGAGTCGTCGCAGGAGATCGGCGAGATCACCGAGCTGATCTCGGACATCACCGAGCAGACCAACGTGCTGGCGCTCAATGCCGCCATCCAGGCCGCGTCCGCCGGCGACGCCGGCCGCGGCTTCTCGGTCGTGGCCGAGGAAGTGCAGCGGCTGGCCGAACGGTCCGGCGACGCGACGCGGCAGATCGCCGCGCTGGTCAAGACCATCCAGACCGACACCCAGGACGCGGTGGCCGCCATGGAGCGTTCCACCCAGGGCGTGGTCGAGGGCGCGAAGCTGTCCGACGCCGCCGGCTCGGCGCTGACCGACATCGACCGCGTGACGCGCCGCCTGGCCGAGCTGATCGCCGAGATCTCGCAGCAGGCGTCGAAGGAGGCCGACTCCGCCAACGTGGTGGCCTCGAACATCCAGCACATCTTCGCGGTGACCGAGCAGACCGGCGAGGGCACCCGCTCGACCGCGCAGATGGTGCGCGAGCTGTCGCGCACCGCCGAGGAGTTGAAACAGTCGGTCGCGCGGTTCAAGGTCGTCTGA
- a CDS encoding response regulator, whose translation MLDGDAPDAPAEAVELIELDGLDGLDAVDIGVAHEPAEAAGERTLTMDAHLVFEAPPDAEPEPLERVALEASPPTAEPPEGPAIAEADADLVPVPVPDSEPEPEPVPEPEPVKVVGPLHIPIPLFNIYLQEADEQSRRLGTELAEWAMELHRPLGDGPVALAHSLAGNSATVGFEALSQLARLLEHALLRVQALDGADAEQAALFNEAAEEIRRLLHQFAAGFLKAPSDDLLARLAAVEQQAAERLRRLSAAADPATADTAPDGLVDAPALGVAELLPLQPLPDALPVVVAHDALSASAVDDEDLDAVDAVDADLFPIFEEEALELLPELASRLRDWHERPTDAAAPAACMRTLHTLKGGARLAGAMRLGEMAHRLESAIERLLAQGGTDAAGIEPLQARADAMNAVFEALRRRDAQAYEEAQAAMAAAVAAPLVPLPTPVAGPGEDAQPAAHAAVPAADADTASAAPPTAIDWARFAAGARAPGPATLAAVAGASTGAVRVRTPLLDRLVNHAGEVIITRSRIESAVGQLKGSLGDLGDNLQRLRQQLRDIELQAETQIASRMEAAKASAQGFDPLEMDRFTRFQELTRMMAESVNDVATVQRSLQRTVQSAEDELAAQARLTRDLQDDLLRTRMVEFEGLSDRLYRVVRQAAKETGKQVRLDLVGGAIEVDRGVLDRMTPAFEHLLRNCVTHGIEAPDRRAAAGKDPTGQITVSLTHEGNEVGIEFRDDGAGLDLARIRQRGLAQGLIAPDAEPSEAELLNLIFMPGFSTAEQVTELAGRGVGMDVVRAEVNAMGGRIETASAPGQGTSFRLVLPLTTAVTQVVMLRCGPVTVAVPSSLVEIVRRATPAELEAAYTSRRCTVGDTALPFFWLGALLHASPRGTEAGRTLPLVVVRSAQQRIALHVDEVLGNQEVVVKNLGPQLARLPGLAGLTLLASGVPALIYNPVALAALYGEQAWGLMAQAHAGAPTDRPVDGTPSDTPVRPPLVLVVDDSLTVRRVTQRLLLREGYRVALAKDGLEGLERLAEELPAVVLSDIEMPRMDGFDLVRNMRADARWRGLPVIMITSRIAQKHRDHAAELGVEHYLGKPYSEEDLLALLGRYNLTHSA comes from the coding sequence GTGCTCGACGGCGACGCCCCCGACGCGCCCGCCGAGGCGGTGGAGCTGATCGAGCTGGACGGGCTCGACGGGTTGGATGCGGTGGACATCGGCGTGGCGCATGAGCCGGCCGAGGCGGCGGGCGAGCGCACCCTGACGATGGATGCCCACCTGGTGTTCGAGGCGCCGCCCGATGCGGAGCCCGAGCCGCTGGAGCGGGTGGCGCTCGAGGCGTCGCCGCCGACGGCCGAGCCGCCCGAGGGGCCCGCCATCGCCGAGGCGGACGCGGACCTGGTGCCGGTGCCGGTGCCGGACTCCGAGCCGGAGCCCGAGCCCGTGCCGGAGCCCGAGCCGGTCAAGGTGGTCGGCCCGCTGCACATCCCGATCCCGCTGTTCAACATCTACCTGCAGGAGGCCGACGAGCAGTCGCGCCGCCTGGGCACCGAGCTGGCCGAATGGGCCATGGAGCTGCACCGGCCGCTGGGCGACGGCCCGGTGGCGCTGGCCCATTCGCTGGCCGGCAACTCCGCCACCGTCGGCTTCGAGGCCCTGTCGCAGCTGGCCCGGCTGCTGGAGCATGCGCTGCTGCGCGTGCAGGCGCTCGACGGCGCCGACGCCGAGCAGGCCGCGCTGTTCAACGAGGCTGCGGAAGAGATCCGCCGCCTGCTGCACCAGTTCGCGGCCGGCTTCCTCAAGGCCCCGTCGGACGACCTGCTGGCCCGCCTGGCCGCCGTCGAGCAGCAGGCCGCCGAGCGGCTGCGCCGCCTGAGCGCCGCGGCCGACCCGGCCACCGCCGACACCGCGCCCGACGGACTGGTCGACGCGCCGGCCCTCGGCGTGGCCGAACTGCTGCCGCTGCAGCCGCTGCCGGACGCCCTGCCGGTGGTGGTGGCGCACGACGCGCTGTCCGCCAGCGCCGTCGACGACGAGGACCTCGACGCCGTCGATGCCGTCGACGCCGACCTCTTCCCCATCTTCGAGGAGGAAGCGCTGGAGCTGCTGCCCGAGCTGGCCTCGCGGCTGCGGGACTGGCACGAGCGGCCGACCGACGCGGCGGCCCCGGCGGCCTGCATGCGCACGCTGCACACGCTCAAGGGTGGCGCCCGCCTGGCCGGCGCGATGCGCCTGGGCGAGATGGCACACCGGCTGGAGAGCGCCATCGAGCGGCTGCTGGCACAGGGCGGAACCGATGCCGCCGGCATCGAGCCGCTGCAGGCCCGCGCCGACGCGATGAACGCGGTGTTCGAGGCGCTGCGCCGCCGCGACGCCCAGGCCTACGAAGAGGCACAGGCCGCCATGGCGGCGGCCGTCGCGGCACCCCTGGTGCCGCTGCCCACGCCCGTCGCCGGGCCGGGCGAAGACGCCCAACCGGCCGCTCATGCGGCCGTGCCCGCCGCCGACGCGGACACCGCCTCGGCCGCGCCGCCGACGGCCATCGACTGGGCCCGCTTCGCCGCCGGCGCGCGGGCGCCCGGGCCCGCCACGCTGGCCGCCGTGGCCGGCGCCAGCACCGGTGCCGTGCGGGTGCGCACGCCGCTGCTCGACCGGCTGGTCAACCACGCCGGCGAGGTGATCATCACCCGCTCGCGCATCGAATCGGCGGTGGGCCAGCTCAAGGGGTCGTTGGGCGACCTGGGCGACAACCTGCAGCGGCTGCGGCAGCAGCTGCGCGACATCGAGCTGCAGGCCGAGACGCAGATCGCCTCCCGCATGGAGGCCGCCAAGGCGTCCGCCCAGGGCTTCGATCCGCTGGAGATGGACCGCTTCACCCGCTTCCAGGAGCTCACGCGGATGATGGCCGAGTCGGTCAACGACGTGGCGACGGTGCAGCGCTCCCTGCAGCGCACCGTGCAGTCGGCCGAGGACGAGCTGGCCGCGCAGGCGCGGCTGACGCGCGACCTGCAGGACGACCTGCTGCGCACCCGCATGGTCGAGTTCGAGGGTCTGTCCGATCGCCTGTACCGCGTGGTGCGCCAGGCCGCCAAGGAAACCGGCAAGCAGGTGCGGCTGGACCTCGTCGGTGGTGCCATCGAGGTCGACCGCGGCGTGCTGGACCGCATGACACCGGCCTTCGAGCACCTGCTGCGCAACTGCGTCACGCACGGCATCGAAGCGCCCGATCGGCGCGCGGCCGCCGGCAAGGACCCCACAGGGCAGATCACCGTCTCGCTGACGCACGAGGGCAACGAGGTTGGCATCGAGTTCCGCGACGACGGCGCCGGGCTGGACCTGGCGCGCATCCGCCAGCGCGGCCTGGCCCAGGGGCTGATCGCGCCGGACGCCGAGCCCAGCGAGGCCGAGCTGCTCAACCTCATCTTCATGCCCGGTTTCTCCACCGCCGAGCAGGTGACCGAACTGGCCGGGCGTGGCGTGGGCATGGACGTGGTGCGCGCCGAGGTCAACGCCATGGGCGGCCGCATCGAGACCGCCAGCGCGCCGGGGCAGGGCACCAGCTTCCGCCTGGTGCTGCCGCTGACCACCGCGGTCACGCAGGTGGTCATGCTGCGCTGCGGGCCGGTGACGGTGGCCGTGCCGTCCTCGCTGGTGGAGATCGTGCGGCGGGCGACGCCGGCGGAGCTGGAGGCGGCCTACACCAGCCGCCGCTGCACCGTGGGCGACACCGCGCTGCCGTTCTTCTGGCTGGGTGCGCTGCTGCACGCCAGCCCGCGCGGCACCGAAGCCGGCCGCACGCTGCCGCTGGTGGTGGTGCGCAGCGCGCAGCAGCGCATCGCGTTGCACGTCGACGAGGTGCTGGGCAACCAGGAAGTCGTCGTCAAGAACCTCGGCCCGCAGCTGGCGCGCCTGCCCGGCCTGGCCGGGCTGACGCTGCTCGCCTCCGGCGTGCCGGCGCTGATCTACAACCCGGTGGCGCTGGCGGCGCTGTACGGCGAACAGGCCTGGGGCCTGATGGCCCAGGCCCACGCGGGCGCCCCCACCGACCGCCCCGTCGACGGAACGCCCTCGGACACGCCGGTGCGTCCGCCGCTGGTGCTGGTGGTCGACGACTCGCTCACCGTGCGCCGGGTGACGCAGCGCCTGCTGCTGCGCGAGGGCTACCGCGTCGCCCTGGCCAAGGACGGGCTGGAGGGCCTGGAGCGCCTGGCCGAGGAACTGCCCGCGGTGGTGCTGTCCGACATCGAGATGCCGCGCATGGACGGCTTCGACCTGGTGCGCAACATGCGCGCCGATGCGCGCTGGCGCGGGCTGCCGGTGATCATGATCACCTCCCGCATCGCGCAGAAGCACCGCGACCATGCAGCAGAACTGGGCGTGGAGCACTACCTTGGCAAGCCCTACTCCGAAGAGGATCTGCTGGCACTGCTCGGTCGATACAATTTGACGCATTCAGCCTGA
- a CDS encoding rubredoxin: protein MCLICGWIYDEAAGDPEHGIAAGTRWADVPLNWTCPECGARKEDFEMVEI from the coding sequence ATGTGCCTCATCTGCGGATGGATCTACGACGAGGCCGCCGGGGACCCGGAGCACGGGATCGCCGCCGGCACGCGCTGGGCCGACGTGCCGCTCAACTGGACCTGCCCGGAATGCGGCGCGCGCAAGGAAGATTTCGAGATGGTCGAGATCTGA